A window of Prolixibacter sp. SD074 contains these coding sequences:
- a CDS encoding NAD(P)(+) transhydrogenase (Re/Si-specific) subunit beta, which translates to MDKIIGTLNGTPFTMGETLLQLSYLLAALLFVYGLKLLSHPETARRGNIIAGAGMLLAMISTMFLHKSADGQGIALTNIWIIVVSIGIGTALGWYIARKVKMTAMPQLVSFFNATGGLASALVALLEFPHADIHDIRLVLVTLLGLVIGSVAFSGSMIAYGKLDGKIKDIRAGIMKYVNIALLILVLAIFVYMLVSGKSTTELNWELYVLFGVSLLYGVLFVMPIGGADMPVVISLLNSFTGIAAAMAGFIYNNQAMILGGILVGAAGGILTVLMCNAMNRSLLNVIIGAFGGGPSSAQAEGGTMKEITLSDASILLSYSQNVVIVPGYGLAVAQAQHACHEFDQLLASKGVNVRYAIHPVAGRMPGHMNVLLAEADVPYGQLVEMDDINPDMPNTDVAVVIGANDTVNTAAINDPGSPIAGMPIIHAHEAKNIIVMKRGRGKGYAGIENQLFFGEKTRLLFGDAKDSLQALVTEIKRL; encoded by the coding sequence ATGGATAAAATTATCGGAACACTAAACGGGACGCCCTTTACCATGGGCGAAACCCTTCTTCAGCTTAGCTATTTGCTGGCTGCACTACTGTTTGTTTATGGATTGAAATTACTGAGTCATCCTGAAACTGCGCGTCGGGGAAACATCATTGCAGGAGCCGGTATGTTGCTCGCCATGATCTCGACCATGTTTTTGCATAAAAGTGCCGATGGTCAGGGAATCGCACTAACCAACATCTGGATCATTGTTGTATCGATTGGCATCGGAACGGCCCTTGGTTGGTACATCGCCAGGAAGGTAAAAATGACTGCCATGCCACAATTGGTATCGTTTTTCAACGCCACCGGAGGTTTGGCCTCGGCATTGGTTGCGCTACTTGAGTTTCCGCATGCCGACATTCATGACATCCGGCTCGTTCTGGTTACACTTCTGGGATTGGTTATTGGTAGTGTTGCCTTTAGCGGCTCGATGATTGCCTACGGTAAACTGGACGGAAAAATCAAGGATATTCGGGCCGGTATCATGAAGTACGTGAATATTGCCCTGCTTATTCTTGTCCTGGCCATTTTTGTTTACATGCTCGTATCCGGAAAAAGTACTACAGAGCTTAATTGGGAGCTATACGTGCTGTTTGGAGTATCGCTGTTGTATGGCGTTCTGTTTGTTATGCCTATTGGTGGTGCCGACATGCCGGTAGTTATTTCCCTGCTAAACAGCTTTACCGGTATTGCCGCTGCCATGGCCGGTTTTATTTATAATAACCAGGCCATGATTCTCGGAGGTATACTGGTCGGAGCGGCTGGAGGTATTCTTACTGTTCTGATGTGTAACGCGATGAACCGCTCATTACTCAATGTGATTATCGGAGCTTTTGGTGGAGGTCCTTCTTCCGCGCAAGCCGAAGGCGGTACCATGAAAGAAATTACGCTGAGTGATGCGTCTATCCTGCTAAGTTATTCGCAGAATGTGGTTATTGTTCCCGGTTATGGTCTGGCTGTTGCCCAGGCACAGCACGCTTGCCACGAATTTGATCAATTACTCGCATCGAAAGGGGTAAATGTTCGTTATGCCATCCATCCCGTTGCCGGACGAATGCCCGGACACATGAATGTTCTGCTGGCCGAAGCCGATGTTCCTTACGGTCAGTTGGTGGAAATGGACGACATCAACCCGGATATGCCCAATACCGATGTGGCAGTAGTAATTGGCGCCAATGATACCGTCAATACTGCTGCAATTAACGATCCGGGCAGTCCAATAGCCGGGATGCCCATCATTCATGCTCATGAAGCCAAAAACATTATTGTTATGAAGCGCGGACGGGGAAAAGGTTATGCCGGAATTGAAAATCAGTTATTCTTTGGTGAGAAAACCCGGTTGCTTTTTGGTGATGCAAAAGACTCGTTGCAAGCACTGGTTACTGAGATTAAGCGTTTGTAA
- a CDS encoding NAD(P) transhydrogenase subunit alpha: MEQILAYFYTYKEVIFVIALSVFLGIEVISHVPSVLHTPLMSGANAISGVIIIGGIILVGHADTSHISTELVLGIFAIIFATLNVAGGFVVTDRMLEMFKKKKK, from the coding sequence ATGGAACAGATATTAGCATATTTCTATACCTACAAAGAGGTCATCTTTGTCATCGCCCTTTCTGTTTTTCTTGGTATTGAAGTGATTTCCCATGTGCCGTCGGTATTGCATACACCGCTCATGTCGGGAGCCAATGCCATCAGCGGTGTTATCATCATCGGAGGAATTATTCTGGTTGGGCACGCCGACACCAGTCATATTTCCACAGAACTGGTTCTGGGAATCTTTGCCATCATTTTCGCCACCCTCAATGTGGCAGGTGGTTTTGTGGTTACGGACAGAATGCTGGAAATGTTTAAGAAGAAAAAGAAATAA